In Streptomyces sp. HUAS ZL42, the DNA window ACTGCGCGAGCTGGAGATGGTGACCGGGGACGCCCTCGTGGTACCAGGTCGAGACCAGGTCGTAGACGGGGAAGCGGGTCAGCCCCATCGTCGGCAGCCAGGTGCGGCCGGGCCGCGAGAAGTCCTCCGTCGGGGGCGTGTAGTAGGGCGCCGCCGCGCTGCCGGGCGGCGCGATGCACGACTCCACCTTCCGCACCCGCTCCGCGAGTTCGAAGTGCGTGCCGTCGAGCTCCGCGATCGCCCGGTCCATCAGGCCCTGCAGCCACTCACGGACCTCGTCGACACCTTCGATATGCCTGCCGTGCTCGTCGAGGTGCGCGAGCGCCACCCACGGAGTCTCGGCGCCGGGCAGGATCTTCTCCGCCTCCTGCTTCATCTCGCCGAGGATGCGGTGGAACTCGGACCAGCCGTACGCGTACGCCTCGTCCAGGTCGAGGTCCGTGCCGTTGAAGTAGCGCGCCCAGCGTGCGTAGCGCTCCCGGCCCACCGTGTTCGGCGCGCCCTCGACCTCCGGCGCGTACACGTCGCGCATCCAGTCCCGCAGTCCGACGACGGCCGCGGTCGCCGCGCTGGCCGCCTCGTCCAGCTCGGTACGCAGCGATTCCGGGCCCGCGGCCGCGAAGTCCTCGAACCAGCCGCGTCCCGAGCCGTCCGTGTCCGCCCACTCGGTGAGCTGCTCGACGAAGGTGGCGGTCGGGCGCGGAGCCGCGTACAGCTTGCGCTCCAGACCGAGGGAGAGCGCCTCGCGGTATCCCGCGAGCGCGGTCGGCACCGCGCGCAGCCGCTCGGCGATCGCCGCCCAGTCCTCCTCCGACTGCGTCGGCGTCACCGTGAACACCTCGCGCACCGAGTGCACGGGCGTCGCCATGTTGCCGACCGCGCGAAGGCCCTCGTCGGCCTCGTGCACGGCGAGTTCCGCGGTGAGCCGCTCACGCAGCAGGCGTGCGCACCGGCGCTCGATGGCACTGTCCGCGCCGGGCTGCCGTTCGGATTCGTCGAGCTTCGCGAGCGTGGCCCGCTGGAGCTCCGCGACGGCTTCCTGGCCCGCCGGTGAGATGTCGGGCAGACGGCTCGAACTCTCCTTAACGCCGAGGTAGGTACCGGTGACCGGATCGAGGGCGATGAGCTCGTCGACGTAGGCGTCGGCGACCTCGCGGGGCAGCGGGCTCTTCGTCTCTGACATGCGGACCATCCTCATACGAGGGGCACCGCACGTCACTCGGATTGAGCTGAGGGCGAAGCAGCACGTCACGCGGTTTGAGCTGAGCTCGCAGGCGGCAGCAGGGGTCCGCAGTCCCACTGCTGGAAGATCAACCGGGTCTCGACGCGGGCCACTTCCCGCCGGGCCGTGAACTCGTCCAGCACCAGGCGTTGCAGATCCG includes these proteins:
- a CDS encoding DUF885 domain-containing protein; translated protein: MSETKSPLPREVADAYVDELIALDPVTGTYLGVKESSSRLPDISPAGQEAVAELQRATLAKLDESERQPGADSAIERRCARLLRERLTAELAVHEADEGLRAVGNMATPVHSVREVFTVTPTQSEEDWAAIAERLRAVPTALAGYREALSLGLERKLYAAPRPTATFVEQLTEWADTDGSGRGWFEDFAAAGPESLRTELDEAASAATAAVVGLRDWMRDVYAPEVEGAPNTVGRERYARWARYFNGTDLDLDEAYAYGWSEFHRILGEMKQEAEKILPGAETPWVALAHLDEHGRHIEGVDEVREWLQGLMDRAIAELDGTHFELAERVRKVESCIAPPGSAAAPYYTPPTEDFSRPGRTWLPTMGLTRFPVYDLVSTWYHEGVPGHHLQLAQWAHVAADLSRYQATLGGVSANAEGWALYAERLMDELGFLTDAEERLGYLDAQMMRAARVIVDIGMHLELEIPADSPFHPGERWTPELAQEFFGAHSSRPADFVESELTRYLTIPGQAIGYKLGERAWLLGRENARKRHGDAFDLRAWHMAALSQGSLGLDDLVDELSAL